In a genomic window of Shouchella clausii:
- a CDS encoding Gfo/Idh/MocA family protein, producing MIQVALLSRWHVHANDYASQALENPDLSVVAVWDEDRERGRQWAKELEVDFFEDLNELLAQDQIDGVIVDTPTSMHKDVILACAAAKKHIFSEKVLALTKEDCIAIFEAVDKNNVSLMLSLPRLNDPSYIYAQQALDNGWLGQLTSIRCRLEHGGALPTDTHPDGWLPPHFYAKNQCGGGALIDLGAHPIYLTNRLAGEAASVMCEMVAFTGREVDDHASVIVRYDSGASGIIEAGFIGSSSPFLLELHGTEGSLLVEDRSVRIRSSQLGDGSWQTPTLPEPGPSAIAQWVAEIKDGKKPHITREDMLRLTQINEAALQSATEGRRIFLKSAQPV from the coding sequence ATGATTCAAGTTGCATTGTTAAGCCGCTGGCATGTTCATGCCAATGATTATGCCAGCCAAGCACTGGAGAACCCTGATTTGTCTGTCGTTGCTGTCTGGGATGAAGATCGAGAACGGGGAAGACAGTGGGCGAAGGAGTTAGAGGTTGATTTTTTCGAAGACTTAAACGAATTGCTTGCCCAAGATCAAATCGACGGGGTGATTGTCGACACGCCTACTTCGATGCACAAAGATGTAATTCTTGCTTGTGCCGCTGCAAAAAAGCATATTTTTTCTGAAAAAGTGTTAGCGCTTACAAAGGAAGACTGTATCGCTATCTTTGAAGCTGTAGATAAAAACAATGTCTCGTTAATGCTGTCGTTGCCTCGTTTAAATGACCCGTCTTACATCTATGCGCAACAAGCACTTGACAACGGCTGGCTTGGCCAACTGACGTCCATCCGTTGCCGGCTTGAACATGGCGGCGCCTTGCCAACAGACACGCATCCAGACGGGTGGCTGCCTCCTCACTTCTATGCCAAAAACCAATGCGGAGGCGGCGCCTTAATTGACTTAGGCGCCCATCCAATTTATTTAACAAACCGCCTTGCTGGCGAAGCAGCGTCTGTCATGTGCGAAATGGTTGCGTTCACCGGGCGTGAAGTCGATGACCATGCCTCAGTCATCGTCCGCTATGATTCTGGCGCAAGCGGTATTATCGAAGCCGGCTTTATTGGAAGTTCCAGCCCATTTTTGCTTGAGTTGCATGGTACAGAAGGCAGTTTGCTCGTTGAAGACCGCTCAGTCCGCATCCGTTCCAGCCAACTTGGCGACGGATCTTGGCAAACGCCGACACTACCAGAGCCTGGACCAAGCGCAATCGCCCAATGGGTTGCGGAAATCAAAGATGGCAAAAAGCCGCATATTACACGAGAGGATATGCTCCGCTTAACGCAAATCAATGAAGCTGCGCTGCAATCGGCCACAGAAGGGCGCCGTATTTTCTTAAAAAGCGCGCAACCCGTGTAA
- a CDS encoding AraC family transcriptional regulator, translating into MFTQLDAYKEQLPSGNDIREPIHCHMQTSEPNRRIASPHFHDAIELLYSFSGRARVFVSGQPFLMEKGDLVIINSNEVHAIWAESGENVEYLVIKLDPEVLYSTSRSIFESKYVFPFTMSKSSPQTLLKSREMASTVIPATITKINDEFSHKDYGYDFAIRIHICTIFLAVLRHWRQSGISVGTESINDSDFHLMRQVFQLLESHYATALTAKQAAATCNLSYSYFSRKIKSITGRSFTELLNYIRITEAEKLLTTTDLSITEVAVSVGYSSTSYFIQHFKQAKHLSPLRFKKRLQQSVFDKNETFLS; encoded by the coding sequence ATGTTCACGCAATTAGATGCTTACAAAGAACAATTGCCAAGTGGAAATGACATTCGGGAGCCGATCCACTGCCATATGCAAACAAGCGAACCAAACCGACGAATTGCCAGCCCCCATTTTCATGACGCCATTGAACTGCTCTATTCGTTTTCTGGGCGCGCCCGCGTTTTTGTGAGCGGGCAACCGTTCCTTATGGAGAAAGGCGACTTAGTGATTATCAACTCCAACGAAGTCCATGCAATATGGGCAGAGAGCGGTGAAAATGTCGAATACCTTGTGATTAAACTTGATCCTGAGGTCTTGTATTCTACATCACGCTCGATTTTTGAGTCTAAGTACGTCTTTCCTTTTACGATGTCAAAGTCAAGCCCGCAAACACTGCTAAAAAGCAGGGAAATGGCAAGCACCGTCATTCCAGCAACGATTACAAAAATCAATGACGAATTTTCACACAAGGATTACGGCTATGACTTTGCGATCCGGATTCATATTTGCACGATTTTTTTAGCGGTTTTACGCCATTGGCGCCAATCAGGCATTTCTGTTGGGACGGAATCGATCAATGACAGCGATTTCCATCTTATGCGGCAAGTGTTCCAATTATTAGAAAGCCACTACGCTACAGCGCTGACGGCAAAACAAGCGGCAGCTACATGCAATTTAAGCTATAGCTATTTTTCTCGAAAAATCAAAAGCATTACCGGGCGTTCGTTCACTGAACTGCTGAACTACATTCGAATCACAGAAGCGGAGAAACTATTAACGACGACCGATTTAAGCATTACAGAGGTAGCGGTGAGCGTCGGCTATTCGAGCACAAGCTATTTTATCCAGCATTTTAAACAAGCTAAACATCTCTCACCTTTACGCTTTAAAAAGCGTCTTCAACAAAGCGTGTTTGATAAAAATGAAACTTTTTTGTCTTGA
- a CDS encoding sugar phosphate isomerase/epimerase family protein, which yields MARIGLQLYSVKERCAADFFGTLDEVARSGYEGVEFAGYFGKSSKELKKRLADNQLVAAGSHISIEQLTDQLDEVIAYANEIESPYIICPGLPEPYRDSADAYKRTGELLTKIGKKAAAANIAFGYHNHDIELTQFEGEYGLDLLFAAADPRYLFMELDTFWLEATGQKSIDWIHRYKDRIKILHMKDMNNLQELRNVEVGSGIMDFHGIHAAAKQHGVDWYTVEQEQFDKDEFESIKESAQFLHSLR from the coding sequence ATGGCTCGAATTGGCTTGCAATTGTATTCCGTTAAAGAACGGTGTGCCGCTGATTTTTTTGGCACATTAGACGAGGTCGCGAGGTCAGGGTATGAAGGCGTTGAATTTGCCGGATATTTTGGCAAAAGCAGCAAGGAGTTAAAAAAGAGGTTAGCAGATAACCAACTCGTTGCGGCGGGGAGCCATATATCGATCGAACAACTGACAGATCAGTTGGATGAAGTGATTGCTTATGCAAACGAAATTGAAAGCCCTTACATTATTTGCCCTGGCTTGCCTGAGCCTTATCGGGACAGCGCCGATGCTTATAAACGTACAGGAGAGCTGTTGACGAAAATCGGTAAAAAGGCAGCAGCGGCCAATATTGCGTTCGGCTATCACAACCATGACATCGAACTTACCCAATTTGAAGGCGAATACGGACTTGATCTGTTATTTGCCGCTGCGGACCCACGTTATCTGTTTATGGAGCTTGATACGTTCTGGCTGGAAGCAACGGGGCAGAAGTCCATTGACTGGATTCACCGTTATAAAGACCGGATTAAAATTTTGCATATGAAAGATATGAACAACCTACAGGAATTGCGCAATGTTGAAGTTGGCAGCGGCATAATGGATTTTCACGGGATTCATGCAGCCGCAAAGCAGCACGGTGTCGACTGGTACACGGTTGAACAAGAGCAGTTTGACAAAGATGAGTTTGAATCAATTAAAGAAAGCGCCCAATTTTTGCATTCATTACGATAA
- a CDS encoding Gfo/Idh/MocA family protein, which yields MEERTVRIGIIGCGGIANGKQMPSLAKVKGVEMVAFCDIIKERAEKAAETYGSEGANVYTDYTELLKDSSIEVIHVCTPNKSHAPISIAAMEAGKHVLCEKPMAKTAAEARQMVETAKRTGKKLTIGYDNRYRNDSLYLKELVEQGELGDIYFAKAHAVRRRAVPTWGVFLNEEEQGGGPLIDIGTHALDLTLWTMNNYNVKSVVGNVYYKLSNTENAANAFGPWDPKEFTVEDSAFAFITMENGATITLEASWALNTLDVDEAKTTLCGTKAGADMRDGLRINGEKLSRLYVTKPDLNAGGVAYYEGGAESQADKEARLWIEAIRNGTEPLVKAEQALVVSEILEAIYQSAKTGKTIYFDEANVPATTN from the coding sequence ATGGAAGAGCGGACAGTAAGAATTGGCATTATTGGTTGCGGAGGCATTGCCAATGGCAAACAAATGCCGAGTTTGGCTAAAGTGAAAGGCGTCGAAATGGTGGCGTTTTGTGACATTATTAAAGAAAGGGCAGAGAAAGCGGCGGAAACGTACGGCAGCGAAGGCGCGAATGTGTATACCGATTACACCGAGCTATTGAAGGATTCGTCGATTGAAGTCATCCATGTGTGTACGCCTAATAAGTCCCATGCGCCGATCAGCATTGCAGCGATGGAAGCAGGCAAGCATGTGCTGTGCGAAAAGCCAATGGCGAAAACGGCCGCTGAAGCACGGCAAATGGTGGAGACAGCAAAGCGCACAGGCAAAAAGCTAACAATCGGCTATGACAACCGTTACCGCAATGACTCCCTTTATTTGAAGGAGCTTGTGGAACAAGGCGAACTAGGCGACATTTACTTTGCGAAAGCACATGCCGTGCGGCGTCGTGCGGTACCGACGTGGGGCGTCTTTTTAAACGAGGAAGAACAAGGGGGCGGCCCGTTAATTGACATCGGTACCCATGCCCTAGATTTAACGTTATGGACGATGAATAACTACAACGTTAAAAGCGTTGTCGGCAATGTTTACTACAAGCTGTCGAATACAGAAAATGCGGCCAATGCTTTTGGCCCGTGGGATCCAAAAGAGTTTACTGTCGAAGATTCGGCATTTGCGTTTATTACGATGGAAAATGGCGCAACGATTACATTGGAGGCAAGCTGGGCCCTTAATACGCTTGATGTGGATGAAGCAAAAACGACATTGTGTGGCACGAAAGCAGGCGCAGATATGCGTGACGGTTTGCGGATCAACGGCGAAAAATTAAGCCGCCTATACGTAACGAAGCCAGATTTAAACGCTGGCGGAGTCGCCTATTATGAAGGCGGCGCAGAAAGCCAAGCAGACAAGGAAGCGCGCCTTTGGATTGAGGCGATTCGCAACGGCACGGAGCCACTCGTAAAAGCGGAACAAGCGCTTGTTGTCAGTGAAATTTTGGAAGCGATTTATCAATCAGCGAAAACAGGCAAAACCATTTATTTTGATGAGGCCAATGTACCTGCGACGACCAATTAA